The following are encoded in a window of Salinibacter ruber DSM 13855 genomic DNA:
- a CDS encoding PD-(D/E)XK nuclease family protein codes for MPAVSASSASPGAQLRALCRAHPHAPKVVLVPRTQIGRALEDALARDADGWAGVSTRIVRHHAEQVAQPRILASGRRELPVGGRSFLAARLLKQLQRQGRLDGLPGPRQLADTVAEAIETLRRNGAPLADVQARAQTEDASATFRVVADCYEGYLDALDAHGLYDDAQVLRWAAESVREATPPAVEASVVAVCDAVDLPEEAQQFVRAVRAGAEAFYRIGRPQPEAPPPQTAAARFVDAPLPPGETANGTVQEVHVRRAVGSAKEVDALVRDLLDADVPFDEVEIAVAGEQPYVSLIADRAARVGLPVSIATGVSAGQTRTGTALLAFLEWVTEDFDPAVLIRMLRSGHLRIDRMRSEMENETGAGSLEAHEVATLLAARRYEPGRDGYAKALGAAIGELEDRIAELEEQGLEPERDRERRRALRFVARLVEALLDLVPREASVQEMAARAQRFVERFGPVDPPPEDKPEADRTLDEAGRTVLWQRLDRLVRVPVDYEASGPQLAALLRRWLEGQYVRAEHPRPGTAHVVPLESAGYGARSHLYVVGMDSDTLSTAAVEGAMLRDPDRRALSDSMDGELPERRSASDEAQWHHEQALARHTGVLSLYTRIFDLDSGEERYPSPLFLRLAEAPTVESERTEGIVPTGERTRLNDMEAWLTAFRNRGGEGRGTGTARDALSDCYPWLRRGEDARQARQSDAYTAHDGLLEAGTYPELDFLRDRENGGPMSAGRLETFAETPYLYFLKYVLGVEPLDEPALDDEPWLNALRRGSILHATFEAFMTTLREGDERPAAEHEPLLEDTLQAAFKAETEQVAPPSDVVEEAAFRRLRADALVFLRAETAHCRTHAPLYHEVGFGYGPYRRQEEDFGAVTIPVEGREMSLRGRIDRVDRRPDGTLAVWDYKTGRASSFEEGDPVADGAQLQWALYAYALSTLTDETVGTSGYYFPTTRERGTRLAFDPGRYRTEVERLLDRLSSLAASGSFPMHPRARYLNAWRYRGYDRLFRDLAARSTALQAKAYPDERPTPPSFG; via the coding sequence ATGCCTGCTGTGTCTGCTTCTTCTGCCTCGCCGGGCGCCCAGCTCCGGGCCCTCTGCCGCGCCCACCCCCACGCGCCGAAGGTCGTTCTCGTGCCCCGGACGCAGATCGGGCGCGCCCTTGAGGATGCGCTTGCGCGGGACGCAGACGGATGGGCCGGGGTCTCGACCCGCATCGTGCGTCACCACGCCGAACAGGTGGCCCAGCCTCGAATTCTGGCGTCGGGGCGGCGCGAGCTGCCGGTCGGCGGGCGGTCGTTCCTGGCGGCGCGCCTGTTGAAGCAGCTGCAGCGTCAAGGGCGGCTCGACGGATTGCCGGGCCCCCGTCAACTGGCCGACACGGTGGCCGAGGCCATCGAGACACTCCGGCGGAATGGCGCCCCGCTAGCAGACGTGCAGGCGCGTGCCCAGACGGAAGATGCGTCGGCGACGTTTCGGGTGGTGGCGGACTGCTACGAGGGATACCTGGACGCGCTGGACGCACACGGCCTCTACGACGACGCGCAGGTCCTCCGGTGGGCTGCCGAATCTGTGCGAGAGGCAACGCCCCCAGCCGTAGAGGCCTCCGTGGTGGCGGTGTGCGACGCCGTAGACCTGCCGGAAGAGGCCCAGCAGTTTGTGCGGGCCGTCCGGGCCGGGGCCGAGGCATTCTACCGGATCGGCCGCCCGCAGCCGGAGGCCCCGCCTCCGCAGACGGCCGCTGCGCGCTTTGTGGACGCCCCGCTGCCGCCCGGTGAAACGGCAAATGGGACGGTGCAGGAGGTTCATGTGCGGCGGGCGGTCGGGAGTGCCAAGGAGGTGGACGCGCTCGTCCGCGATCTCCTCGACGCCGACGTCCCGTTCGACGAGGTGGAGATTGCCGTGGCGGGGGAGCAGCCCTACGTCTCCCTGATCGCCGACCGGGCCGCGCGCGTGGGCCTGCCGGTGTCCATCGCGACCGGGGTGTCTGCGGGACAGACCCGCACGGGCACGGCCCTCCTCGCGTTCTTGGAGTGGGTGACCGAGGACTTCGACCCGGCGGTCCTGATCCGGATGCTGCGGAGTGGGCATCTCCGCATCGACCGGATGCGTTCCGAGATGGAGAACGAGACGGGGGCGGGTTCCCTCGAAGCCCACGAGGTTGCCACCCTGCTGGCCGCACGCCGCTACGAGCCCGGGCGGGACGGGTACGCCAAGGCCCTCGGGGCCGCAATTGGGGAACTCGAGGACCGCATCGCGGAGCTGGAGGAGCAGGGGCTCGAGCCGGAGCGGGATCGGGAGCGGCGACGGGCACTTCGGTTCGTTGCCCGACTCGTGGAGGCCCTGTTGGACCTCGTCCCGCGAGAGGCCTCCGTGCAGGAGATGGCGGCGCGGGCACAGCGGTTCGTCGAGCGGTTCGGGCCCGTCGACCCGCCCCCCGAGGACAAACCGGAGGCGGATCGGACGCTCGACGAGGCGGGCCGTACCGTGCTTTGGCAGCGCCTCGACCGCCTCGTACGCGTTCCGGTGGACTACGAGGCGTCCGGCCCGCAACTCGCCGCGCTCCTCCGGCGCTGGCTCGAGGGACAGTACGTGCGGGCCGAGCATCCGCGGCCCGGCACCGCGCACGTCGTGCCGCTCGAAAGTGCGGGGTATGGCGCCCGCTCGCACCTGTACGTCGTCGGGATGGATAGCGACACGCTCTCCACGGCGGCGGTGGAGGGGGCCATGCTCCGCGACCCGGACCGCCGTGCGCTCAGCGACTCCATGGACGGTGAGCTCCCTGAGCGGCGCTCGGCCTCGGACGAGGCGCAGTGGCACCACGAACAGGCCCTTGCGCGACACACCGGGGTCCTGTCCCTGTATACCCGCATCTTCGACCTCGACAGTGGGGAGGAGCGGTATCCCTCCCCGCTCTTCCTGCGGCTGGCGGAGGCCCCCACGGTCGAGTCCGAGCGTACCGAAGGCATCGTGCCGACCGGCGAGCGCACCCGCCTCAACGACATGGAGGCGTGGCTGACGGCTTTTCGGAACCGGGGCGGTGAGGGCAGGGGGACGGGCACCGCCCGCGACGCGCTCTCCGACTGCTATCCCTGGCTCCGGCGTGGGGAGGATGCGCGACAGGCCCGCCAGAGCGACGCGTACACGGCGCACGACGGACTGCTTGAGGCGGGCACGTATCCGGAGCTCGATTTTCTTCGGGACCGCGAAAACGGCGGGCCGATGTCGGCGGGTCGACTGGAGACCTTCGCCGAGACCCCGTATCTGTACTTTCTGAAATACGTCCTGGGCGTCGAGCCCCTGGACGAGCCCGCGCTGGACGACGAGCCCTGGCTCAACGCCCTTCGCCGCGGCAGCATTCTCCACGCCACCTTTGAGGCGTTCATGACGACCCTCCGGGAGGGGGACGAGCGGCCCGCGGCCGAGCACGAACCGCTTCTCGAAGACACGCTCCAGGCCGCATTTAAAGCGGAAACCGAACAGGTCGCGCCCCCGAGCGACGTCGTCGAAGAGGCGGCGTTTCGCCGGCTCCGGGCGGATGCGCTCGTGTTTTTGCGGGCCGAGACGGCGCACTGTCGCACCCACGCGCCGCTGTACCACGAGGTCGGGTTCGGCTACGGCCCGTATCGACGCCAGGAGGAAGACTTCGGGGCGGTTACAATCCCGGTCGAGGGGCGCGAGATGTCGCTCCGAGGACGGATCGACCGGGTGGACCGCCGGCCGGATGGGACCCTGGCGGTCTGGGATTACAAGACGGGGCGTGCGTCTTCATTCGAGGAGGGCGACCCCGTTGCCGACGGCGCCCAACTGCAGTGGGCGCTCTACGCCTATGCGCTCTCCACACTGACGGACGAGACGGTGGGGACGTCCGGCTACTACTTCCCAACGACCCGAGAGCGGGGCACGCGGCTCGCCTTCGACCCGGGCCGGTACCGGACTGAGGTGGAGCGGCTTCTCGACCGGCTGAGCTCCCTCGCCGCCTCGGGAAGCTTCCCGATGCACCCTCGCGCCCGGTACCTCAACGCGTGGCGGTACCGGGGCTACGACCGCCTCTTCCGCGATCTAGCGGCCCGGAGCACGGCCCTTCAGGCGAAGGCGTATCCCGACGAGCGCCCCACCCCACCGTCCTTCGGATAG
- a CDS encoding thermonuclease family protein — protein MGKGHRVLDGDTIYLLRETGQIVRVELYGIDAPERGQPFADAAARAVRRVVFRTDVRARAETDGPDGRSLFVVRMDDRVLNEHLLRRGLAWWDRRQAPHADRYRRLEQRARANERGLWAQPDPVPPWTWRGRDHR, from the coding sequence GTGGGCAAAGGGCACAGGGTGCTGGACGGAGACACCATTTACCTCCTCCGCGAGACGGGACAGATCGTGCGGGTTGAGCTGTACGGCATTGATGCGCCGGAGCGGGGGCAGCCCTTCGCCGACGCGGCGGCCCGGGCCGTGCGACGGGTCGTCTTCCGGACGGACGTGCGGGCCCGAGCGGAGACGGACGGCCCCGACGGCCGCTCCCTTTTCGTGGTGCGCATGGACGATCGCGTGCTGAACGAGCACCTGCTTCGACGCGGGCTCGCGTGGTGGGACCGTCGGCAGGCCCCTCACGCCGATCGGTATCGCCGCCTGGAGCAGCGGGCCCGGGCGAACGAGCGGGGGCTCTGGGCGCAGCCCGACCCGGTGCCGCCGTGGACGTGGCGGGGACGGGATCACCGGTAG
- a CDS encoding DUF2851 family protein, producing MPTLDAPHPGSGTLHEPAPEAATVPEALVQDLWAQQRFDTEGLKTTDGEPIAIRDPGRLNTDAGPDFQNAHVRIGGMDWRGQVEVHTTSGGWFRHDHHTDPRFNSVVLHVTLHADMWTGGLLRADESALPELALYPRLDTPLRELLYSFRTRADDDTLPCASRWDEVPSPIRTSWIRRLAQDRLTEKRDHLPDPSDTSPATILHERLFAGLGYAKNDAPMTTLARRTPPAVLRPLDTPPEREALLLGTAGLLPEPGDLLEADRPTADYTMALRDHFRRLQVRLDVRPMASTAWTFFRLRPNNFPPLRIAQAAAWYAEGGLLHEAPVSTLRTALGQDTPVATLREALAASPPAFWRTHYHLTKRAAEHTPSLGTSRRDTLLVNAVVPVLLQDADQRGNAAQADAALDVLRALPASQDRVVRRFQDLGTDPESAYDAQGLHELYKNYCSAGGCLDCQIGQHLLGD from the coding sequence ATGCCGACGCTCGATGCTCCCCATCCCGGCTCTGGGACGCTGCACGAACCCGCCCCGGAGGCCGCTACGGTGCCGGAGGCACTCGTGCAGGACCTCTGGGCTCAGCAGCGCTTCGACACCGAGGGCCTCAAGACGACCGACGGGGAGCCCATCGCCATTCGCGATCCGGGGCGCCTCAACACCGACGCCGGGCCGGACTTTCAAAACGCCCACGTTCGCATCGGAGGGATGGACTGGCGCGGACAGGTCGAGGTCCATACGACCTCCGGCGGGTGGTTTCGTCACGACCACCACACCGACCCGCGCTTCAACAGCGTGGTGCTCCACGTGACCCTCCACGCAGACATGTGGACCGGGGGCCTTCTGCGGGCCGACGAGTCTGCGCTCCCCGAACTCGCGCTCTATCCGCGCCTCGACACGCCCCTCCGCGAATTGCTCTACTCCTTTCGGACACGGGCCGACGACGACACGCTGCCCTGTGCGTCGCGCTGGGACGAGGTGCCCTCTCCCATCCGCACATCGTGGATCCGCCGGCTCGCCCAGGATCGACTCACCGAAAAACGCGACCACCTGCCGGACCCTTCGGACACGTCCCCGGCCACGATTCTCCATGAACGCCTGTTCGCCGGGCTCGGCTACGCGAAGAACGACGCCCCCATGACGACGCTCGCCCGACGGACCCCGCCGGCCGTGCTCCGCCCCCTCGACACGCCTCCGGAACGCGAGGCGCTCCTCCTCGGAACGGCGGGCCTCCTTCCCGAGCCCGGTGACTTGCTGGAGGCCGACCGCCCCACGGCCGACTACACCATGGCCCTCCGGGACCACTTCCGGCGGCTCCAGGTCCGCCTCGACGTCCGGCCGATGGCCTCGACGGCCTGGACCTTCTTCCGGCTCCGGCCCAACAACTTTCCGCCCCTTCGTATTGCACAGGCGGCGGCGTGGTACGCCGAGGGAGGACTGCTGCACGAGGCTCCGGTCTCGACGCTCCGCACGGCCCTGGGGCAAGACACCCCCGTCGCGACGCTCCGGGAGGCGCTTGCGGCCTCTCCCCCTGCCTTCTGGCGCACGCACTATCACCTCACGAAGCGGGCCGCCGAGCACACCCCCAGTCTTGGCACGTCTCGCCGCGACACGCTCCTCGTCAACGCCGTGGTGCCGGTGCTTCTGCAGGACGCCGATCAGCGCGGGAACGCGGCACAGGCCGACGCGGCACTGGACGTGCTCCGCGCCCTTCCGGCCTCCCAAGACCGCGTGGTCCGTCGCTTTCAGGACCTCGGCACCGACCCCGAGTCGGCATACGACGCTCAGGGCCTCCACGAGCTCTACAAAAATTACTGTTCTGCGGGAGGGTGTCTCGACTGCCAGATTGGCCAGCATCTCCTCGGTGACTGA
- a CDS encoding putative quinol monooxygenase — MLVRIVQMTFAPDKVDQFLAHFDEAAPHIRSVPGCRHLELWQGAEAPTVCTTYSQWKRAEALDEYRDSDLFRRTWSTVKPLFAERPRARSYTVARPADAIDAAARDATDPGQP; from the coding sequence GTGCTCGTTCGCATCGTTCAGATGACGTTCGCTCCCGACAAGGTCGATCAGTTCCTGGCCCACTTCGACGAGGCCGCCCCGCACATCCGATCGGTTCCGGGCTGCCGGCACCTTGAGCTCTGGCAGGGCGCGGAGGCCCCCACCGTATGCACCACCTATAGCCAGTGGAAACGCGCGGAGGCACTCGACGAGTACAGGGACAGCGACCTGTTCCGGCGTACCTGGTCGACGGTAAAGCCCCTGTTCGCCGAGCGCCCTCGTGCCCGAAGCTATACCGTCGCCCGCCCGGCGGACGCGATTGATGCAGCCGCTCGGGACGCCACGGATCCGGGACAGCCCTGA